The sequence tgttttatcattctttgccttttgctttatatatatatagataaagaGAATGGAATATACAATATAGTATAGTATGGTTAgggctttttgttttttgtttttttactcTAAGAGCGCTCTATCTCTTTTTTGACGGACTGGATTGAACatttaattcaattcaattgaaCCAAACGATGCCTCTTGGTATTAGTAATAGCTTGATATGTGCCTAATATTAGTGTTTTTCCTATCAACAATTGTGAAGggatttcaaatttgaatctcTTCCAATATTTCACAATCAAGTCAAGCCTTCAAAGACTTTAATTAGGATTTTGTAATAAAAGTGATATTGGGAGAAGGAATAATCGAACCTAGGACCTCGGGTACAtaaataaatgttttaaacGACTTAAACTACAAATTCCTTGAAAATTTAAGTAAATCACTTATGGATAGTTAAATTTCACACCTTTGAATTAAATAGTATAAGTAGTTTATTAAACTTTGCAAGACATATGACTTTTATATATAGTTGAAGCCTCCCATACATACCAAATGCCTTCGCAGTTTGCTTGCAGTACCAATAAGCCAGCATGCCCCATGACCTACCTAGCCTAAGCCAAGTGCCCCTTAGAGTAAGACAAAAGACATTGCCCATTATGTTAGCCAAAaggtaataaataaataaataaaacttttgATATTGTTTTGGGTAAGAGTCTagagaacaaataaaattgtttCTTCCTGCTTACGACACACACAATACAAGCATTTGCTGTCCATCCATTGGTGATTGACTGTTGGTTGGCTGGCCACTCCAATGACTTCCTCGGCCTGTCCCGCCCGCTGTGTCTGCATCATCGCTTATACACACAGGGAGATTACTATTGGAAAATTTAACTTTATAATATTAGCTGATGCAGAAGAACAAACTTACTGCAGTAGGTATGAATGGGCGTactgcattatatatatatatatatgtatgtatattcacaaaatcaaaatgaaaatgaaaaacacatcaaaattaagTGCATTTGTCACATGTGAACCAACTTGGGTGACCTTGCTGCAATTATAAATTAAGTAGGAATCAAATTGCTTTCAATTGTGATAGGAATAAAGGAATCAAATTATATCTATAAACTTTTGTTTCGTTTGGTACAAGGGAACAAATATTTGAATTCTAAAATTTCATCCACCCTCATTACTTTTACggattttaatttatttatttttccattttagtATAAACGATTTAcggattttaattaattaattttttcattttaatacaaacgatattgaAAGAAGTTGAATACATAACCACAAGTGCAGAAGTAAGCTCTATTGTCATTGTATGTGCATAATTTTTTGCTGAAAATAtaatcctctctctctctctctctctctctctctctcataatcCTCAATGTTGTTGTTTTGGTTGTTTGGGCCTTCTGTTTTGTTCTTAGATTTGGGCTTCGTACCGATTTATTGCATGGGCTCTCCTTTTGTTTGGAATTGGTCTTCGATCACTTTTGAATGGGCCCAATTAGCTAGGAAACGAAAGAAATAGCAAAATTCTAGAAGTCTCTGAAATCTCTTTCCCCCTTTTCAATACGATCCCGATTGTACCCGATTCCTGCCCATTCAAAACCCTAGCTTCAGCTTAGTTCCGATATTGGCCATGGCGACCCCACCGTCTTCTTCCACAGCTCCTGCATCGACTTCCTCTCAATTCACATACGCGAACGCTTCGTCGTCATCGTCCTACTTCCCCATGCCCTTTCACCTCCAGCAACCCCAGTATCCCACGCCTTACGCCGCTGCAGCGCCACCAGCCCCGCCCGTCTACCCAGCCCCGGCCCCGGCCCCGGCCCCGACCTCTGGTGTCTACTCTCTCCCTCAGCAGTATCAACAGGTCTGTCTCAAACCCTCATCACGCACATGTCTTTACATGCATGTACTCTTGGATGCATATATGCATATGTTTAGGTTTATTAACCAATGTCTGATCTCCTGAATAATTGAGAATAAATAGAATGGGATTTCTTTCATTGTTTTACTCTTTCGTCAAAAGTAGGATATTTCTGTAACTTGCATAGAGCTACTTATcaaattttgctattttaGGGGaaattgtttggatgtttAGGTTTCATGTCTATAATTTGTTGTGAAATGAACAGGCTCAGCAGTTATTTCAAAGGGATGCACAGACGATTACACCTGAAGCTCTTGAGAGTGTGAAAGCTGCCCTGGCAAACAGTGAAATCGAGCACAAAGCTGAAGCTAAGAAGAAAGCCATCCCCCGTAAAGCTGCTGGGCAGTCTTGGGAGGACCCAACTCTTGCAGAATGGCCAGAAAGTATGCATGCTTTCACTATTAAACTTTCCCTTATCAAATTAGTTGTATATTCTTCCGCATATATTCGTGCATACACGAACATTAACATTCAATACCATGATTGCGtcccatttcaattttttctgtttattcCTATAATGCCAGTTTTGATGTTGCCCTTCTGGATACTTAGTCAACTGATAGAACAGATATGTGATACCTTGTTAAAAGCCTCACTCTTCATGGGGTTTGGTTTTCATGATagtttttttgggtgttttaACATGTTGTTCATTCGCAACATTAGCGTGTTCACGATTCGTCTTCTGTTTGGTGCATCTTTATGCCTTACAATTCTGTTGGGTTTTGGCTTTGACAGATGATTATCGCCTATTTTGTGGTGATCTTGGTAATGAGGTGAATGATGATGTCCTTTCAAAAGCATTTTCACGATTTCCTTCCTTTAACATGGCCAGAGTAAGCATCTTCCTCAGAtaccttttctctttcttcctttgaaGTTATTTTCTTGATTGAAATTGTTTGCTTGGTGTAAACATTTTACATTTCCTCTTCAGATTTATATTTCAAGAGAACAGAGCActtaatgttttatttattctaaGGTAGGTTTCATCTACTGTTTACATTTTAGTTAGATATGTGTGACCTTATGAATAGTTTTCATGATGCATTTTTGCATTTCTCTGAGTTCATGTACTAATAACATTTAACCGTAAGAGGTGTACTGACAACCGACATGAAATTATGTGATCAAGCGCTTGCTGTCTAACTGTGAGATCTCAAAGTTAGTTTAAATCAGGTTTGACCATTTAATATAGGTTGGACTGCTGGAATCAACATTTGGAGCTTGATTTGGTTGAATTTGACCTGACTCTCATGGGCTAGCTTGAGTTATTGCTTGTTGGGTCGATTTGAACGAGTTTGGAGTCAGGTTAGTGAACCGATTGAGCTTCCGAGCGGGTTCTTTTTctcaatatttttataaaccTTAGGGGGGTCTTTAGCCTTTCTTTTGGGCTCGGGAAAACAGTACTCTATAATTACTTTTGTTGGTCGGTGAAATTCTGTgtaagaaatttgaaattttgcttATGTCCTTTagcataaaaatatttaacaaaTGTTAGACAATTGAGTTTAGAACCATTTAACACTGGATTTCCTTGCCAGTCAACCTTCAAAATCATACAAGAGTTGGCTCCATTCAATTTTGCATTATGGCCCTAAAAAACTATATCTGATGTCTTggaactaaaattaaaatttgaaacacATCTAAAGTCTTTCCGTTGCTGCATCAAGGCTTGTTTCCAGTTGAGAGAACCTGAGTGGTGGGGCAAGGGGGGTGTAGAGGAATATGGGAGTTGGGCCAATGGGTATCCAAGCTAGAGCATGGTAcgaaattgaaattatactttgttttttatctTTAGTCTTGTGTATCTTATGCTTTGCTTCTTGTTGTCGTTGTGTGTGATATTTATGTTGACTGCCTGGATTGCAGTTATAATCTTTTGCTGATTGTGCATTTTCTATCTACTTTTGATTCATCTACTTTTTCTCATagaatttatgattttttactgTGATTGAAAACTAAGAACTTGTATATGTCTACTTTATCACCATGTCTAGGTTGTTAGAGATAAGAGGACTGGCAAAACCAAGGGCTTTGGATTTGTTAGCTTTGCCAACCCTTCTGACCTGGCCGGAGCACTCAAGGAAATGAATGGTAAGAATAATATGCCATACCATTTCTGTTTATGCTCTCGTTTGGGTATTTGAATTGCTGATTTTGTGTAGGGAAGTAGGTTGTAATCATATTGAGTGTTGTTGATATTGTTTGACTTTGATTGATATGATAACTGTCATAATGTAATTGGCACAAATTCCAGGTAAATATGTGGGAAATCGACCAATCAAACTTCGCAAAAGTAACTGGAGGGAGAGGATAGATTATGACGCACTAGACAGACAAAAGGTATCATTTCCACTTGTGTCGTGTAGTTTCAAATTTCCCGCTTGCCATACTGTAGTCTGTACTTACCTTTTGTGTATCTGTTCCATTCTATGGTTTTGTGGTAGAACTACAGTCAGAAGAAACCAAAGCTTTCGAAGAAGAGTATTTTGCACAAGTGAGCCAGAGATTTGTAGAAGACATGGTGAATATGTTCTTTATTTCTCAATTCCAACTCGACTCTTGGTGTGAATCAAGTTAATGTAGGGATATGTGAAGATGTTTAATGATGATAATTTTGAGGAACGAACGATAAAGGAATTTATAAAAAGTGACACCTTAttatcttttgattttgaggtTGCATCGGGTCGTGGTCCCGTCTGGATGTGATGTGAGTCAACAATGGAATATCTGATTTATTAACTAACCTTGCAATGCAAAGTTTTCTTAACTAGAAAATGGCATACATAAAATGTATGACTTAACAAAAAGGTTCAACAG comes from Prunus dulcis chromosome 6, ALMONDv2, whole genome shotgun sequence and encodes:
- the LOC117632666 gene encoding RNA-binding protein 42 isoform X2 translates to MATPPSSSTAPASTSSQFTYANASSSSSYFPMPFHLQQPQYPTPYAAAAPPAPPVYPAPAPAPAPTSGVYSLPQQYQQAQQLFQRDAQTITPEALESVKAALANSEIEHKAEAKKKAIPRKAAGQSWEDPTLAEWPENDYRLFCGDLGNEVNDDVLSKAFSRFPSFNMARVNMWEIDQSNFAKVTGGRG
- the LOC117632666 gene encoding RNA-binding protein 42 isoform X3 produces the protein MATPPSSSTAPASTSSQFTYANASSSSSYFPMPFHLQQPQYPTPYAAAAPPAPPVYPAPAPAPAPTSGVYSLPQQYQQAQQLFQRDAQTITPEALESVKAALANSEIEHKAEAKKKAIPRKAAGQSWEDPTLAEWPENDYRLFCGDLGNEVNDDVLSKAFSRFPSFNMARIYISREQST
- the LOC117632666 gene encoding RNA-binding protein 42 isoform X1, with protein sequence MATPPSSSTAPASTSSQFTYANASSSSSYFPMPFHLQQPQYPTPYAAAAPPAPPVYPAPAPAPAPTSGVYSLPQQYQQAQQLFQRDAQTITPEALESVKAALANSEIEHKAEAKKKAIPRKAAGQSWEDPTLAEWPENDYRLFCGDLGNEVNDDVLSKAFSRFPSFNMARVVRDKRTGKTKGFGFVSFANPSDLAGALKEMNGKYVGNRPIKLRKSNWRERIDYDALDRQKNYSQKKPKLSKKSILHK